ATGATCCGTGCAGGCCGGGTCGTCTGCTGCAAGAGGTGCTCAAGGCACGTGCGCACGTAGTCGGGTCGCCTGTAGGTAACAACGACAACACTGGCCGTTGGAACTCCCAGCGGCTGCGGGCCGCTCAACAGTATCCTCGCATGGCCTTCATGGTATCGGAACGCCCCAAGCGGGCTGGACCCTTGAGCTAGCATCAGAACGTGCGCGTCGCGATGTCGTCCTTCAAATTCAATCATCAGGGGGGCATCGAACGAGCGTCGTATGAGCTGGCCAGAGAGCTCGGCGTTCTGGGCGACGACGTCACCCTTGTCGCGAACGCGGTTGATCCTCCTGTTGAGCCCCCGCTGACGTGGCATCCGGTGCCGATGCCCGCTATTCCCGGATTCATGGTCCCTGCGGTGTATCCGTCGCGGGCGACGCGCAGCCTGGGCACGGAGCGCTTCGACATACTGCACAATCAAGGCGGTTGCGCGTTGCGCCGACAAGATGTCATCACCGCGCACAGTTGCCACCGCGCGTGGTGGGCGATGAAATTCCGCCAGGGTGAGGCCGCACGGGCACTCCTGAATCCGCGACACCGTGCGGTGCTGCACGTGGAGAAGGCGAATTATCGTCCAGGCGCATTCGCTCGAGTGATCGCGGTATCCGCCGGCGTCGGTCGTGAACTCACGAAGTATTACAACGTGCCGCCGGAACGCATCCGCGTCATTCCGAATGCTGTCGACGTGGCGAAATTCCAGCGCCGGGACGCCGCGGCGCAACGTGCGCGCATCCGGAATCTTCATGGGATCGGCTCCGAGGACGCCGTGCTGTTATGGGTGGGCAAGGAGTTTCGGCGCAAAGGTCTGGAGCCGTTGATCGCCGCGCTGCCCGCTCTTCCCCCGTCGGCGAAGGCGCTCGTGGTCGGCGGTGACAACCAAGCCCCATATCGTGCTCTGGCGGAGCGGTTGGGTGTTGCCGATCGCGTGATATTCGCCGGGCATTCAACGCGGGTGGAGGACTACTTCGCGGCAGGTGACCTGTTCGTGTTCCCCACCCTCTACGAAGCGTTCGCGCTGGTGACGCTGGAAGCAGCGGCCGCCGGGCTCCCTCTGGTGACGACGAAGGTCAACGGCACGGAGGACTTCGTCATCGACGGCCAGAATGGGCTGTTCATCGAGCGCAGCGCTGACTCCATTGCCGCTGCGGTCACCCCGCTTGTCACAGATCCGGAACGACGGCGACGCATGAGCGAAGCTGCGCGTGATGCCGTGTCCGGCTACACCTGGGCGTCGGTGGCTGCGCGCACGCGAGTCGTGTATCACGAAGTGCTTGCCGAGCGCGCCGCAGCAGCGAACGAGGGTCAGTAGTATCGGGCGTAGCGTCGAAAAAGGAGCGAACATGGCCGGCCAGGGTGTGCCGCGGCTGACCATCGCAACGATTGTCACGTCGACGCCGATGGGCGCCGAGCGCTATCAAGGGCAGATCATCGATCGCGCGACAGGTGCCCTTCACGAGACCGATAACCGTGACTGGCGGATGCGCCATCTCGCGTTTCGATCGTTGCGTGCGCCACTGCCTGGAAATCGGCGGTTGCCGATGGCGTGGGTCACGGGTGCTCCCGCGAGCGTTCGCCGTGGGCTCGGGCGGATGCTGTACCAGGGCTATGCGGTGACGCACCGGATGAACCTGGAGCTTCCGCCTGCGCCGCACGGAGACGTGATCACACTGCACGACGTTGTGGCGTGGCGGTTTCCAGACGAATCGGCGCCGGTTCCCGCTGCGGCGGAAGAAGCGCGGCGTGCGGCTGCTGTGATCTGTGTATCCGAATTCAGCGCCCAGGAGGCTGTCGATCTCCTCGGTATCAAAGAGCCGATTGTCGTGCATAACGGCGTGGGCGAGCGGTTCTTTGATGCTCACCCGCTCGATGAGGCGCAACGGCTCGAGCTTGGCATTGGGCCGCATTATGTCCTCCACGCGGGGGGTGCTGCGCTGCGGAAGAACCTCGAAGCGCTCGCCGAGGCATGGCCCGTTATCCACAAGGCACGCCCCAACCTCGAACTCGTGCTTGCGGGGCCGCCGCATTCGCGTCGAACTGAGCTGTTTCAGAAGTTGCCGCAGACACGACTTATCGGTCGAGTGCCCGATGAGGTGGTGCCCGGGCTTGTTGCGGCGGCCGCTGCGGTCGTCGTGCCATCGCTCTACGAAGGATTCGGGTTGCCAGTGCTTGAGGCGATGGCGGCCGGTACGCCCGTCGTCGCCGCCGCCACGAGCAGCCTGCCCGAGGTAGCTGGTGACGCGGCACTCCTCGTCGAACCGACCGGTACAGCGATCGCTGACGGTGTCATAGCTGTCACCGCCGACGATCCGGCCATTGCGGCACTCGTTCGTGCGGGCCGTGAACGGGCGCAGCAGTTTACGTGGGAGCGATCGGCGCGCGCTCATGCCCGGGTGTGGGCATCCGTGGCTTGACGACTGCGTGCGGTGGCGCCTGGTAGAGTCTGGCCTGTGCCCCGTGTCAGCGTTGTGATCCCGGTGTACAGTCGCGAAGATGACATGCTCGGCCGTGCCGTGACCTCCGTTCTTGAACAGACAATGAGCGACTTCGAGATCATAGTCGTCGACGACGGCTCGCCCAGCCCGCACGCACACGTGGCGAGCATGGACCCCAGGATCCGCTACTTTCAACAGCCAAATCGCGGAGTGTCGGCAGCGCGCAACGTTGGTGTGCTCCACGCGCATGCCGAGTTGATCGCGTTTCTTGACCATGATGACGTCTGGCTGCCGACCAAGCTCGAGCAGCAGCTGAGCCTGGTGGCTGAGGAGCCGGACGCCGCGTTCTGGTGCACAGGTTTCATCTGGGTGGACGCCGAATCGGAGATCGCGGCAGAGGCGACACGCCCGACGTATTGGGGCCTCCTGGGCGATCAGATGGTCTTGAACAGCTCTGTGATGGTGCGCAAAGCCGACTACTGGGCGGCCGGCGGATATAGCCCGGTTCTCACACACGCGGAAGACTGGGATCTGTTCCTTCGGCTGTGCCTGGAGAAGCGGGCAGCGGCTGTGGCGACTCCGCTGGTGCGGTACTTCTTGCACTCGGCAAACGCTTCGCACGACTACTACTCTGCAGCGACGGCCAAGTTCGCCATTCTCGCGGAGCACGAGAGGCGCGCAGTGCGTCGAAACGACGTCGGAGCATTGCGCGCCGTGCGCCGCGGTTACAGGTGCACCCGAGAATTGTTCGCCCATCAGGCCATCGATGCCGCGCGCGAAGCGTTGGGCAATCATAATCGCGGCGCGGCCCTGAAGCATTTGGCGCGCGCGAGTCGGTGGAGCCCGCGAGTTGCAGCCACGGCGGTCGGCAAGGCGGTCGGCACGCGAGCGCGGGTCAGTAGCGCGTCCGGCACAGTTCGAACGACGGACTAACGCGCGCTCACTGACACAGCCGTCGTGTAGAGGTTTCGGTACTGCTCGGCGACGCGCGCCCAGGTGAAGGCATCCACATGAGTCCGGCCAGCGGATGCCAGACGATCGCGCAGGGCGCCATCGTTC
The Rathayibacter sp. SW19 DNA segment above includes these coding regions:
- a CDS encoding glycosyltransferase family 4 protein, whose protein sequence is MAGQGVPRLTIATIVTSTPMGAERYQGQIIDRATGALHETDNRDWRMRHLAFRSLRAPLPGNRRLPMAWVTGAPASVRRGLGRMLYQGYAVTHRMNLELPPAPHGDVITLHDVVAWRFPDESAPVPAAAEEARRAAAVICVSEFSAQEAVDLLGIKEPIVVHNGVGERFFDAHPLDEAQRLELGIGPHYVLHAGGAALRKNLEALAEAWPVIHKARPNLELVLAGPPHSRRTELFQKLPQTRLIGRVPDEVVPGLVAAAAAVVVPSLYEGFGLPVLEAMAAGTPVVAAATSSLPEVAGDAALLVEPTGTAIADGVIAVTADDPAIAALVRAGRERAQQFTWERSARAHARVWASVA
- a CDS encoding glycosyltransferase family 2 protein — protein: MPRVSVVIPVYSREDDMLGRAVTSVLEQTMSDFEIIVVDDGSPSPHAHVASMDPRIRYFQQPNRGVSAARNVGVLHAHAELIAFLDHDDVWLPTKLEQQLSLVAEEPDAAFWCTGFIWVDAESEIAAEATRPTYWGLLGDQMVLNSSVMVRKADYWAAGGYSPVLTHAEDWDLFLRLCLEKRAAAVATPLVRYFLHSANASHDYYSAATAKFAILAEHERRAVRRNDVGALRAVRRGYRCTRELFAHQAIDAAREALGNHNRGAALKHLARASRWSPRVAATAVGKAVGTRARVSSASGTVRTTD
- a CDS encoding glycosyltransferase family 4 protein, encoding MRVAMSSFKFNHQGGIERASYELARELGVLGDDVTLVANAVDPPVEPPLTWHPVPMPAIPGFMVPAVYPSRATRSLGTERFDILHNQGGCALRRQDVITAHSCHRAWWAMKFRQGEAARALLNPRHRAVLHVEKANYRPGAFARVIAVSAGVGRELTKYYNVPPERIRVIPNAVDVAKFQRRDAAAQRARIRNLHGIGSEDAVLLWVGKEFRRKGLEPLIAALPALPPSAKALVVGGDNQAPYRALAERLGVADRVIFAGHSTRVEDYFAAGDLFVFPTLYEAFALVTLEAAAAGLPLVTTKVNGTEDFVIDGQNGLFIERSADSIAAAVTPLVTDPERRRRMSEAARDAVSGYTWASVAARTRVVYHEVLAERAAAANEGQ